One genomic segment of Nocardioides cavernaquae includes these proteins:
- a CDS encoding MCE family protein encodes MRKALALFCGIALFSTSACALQPNDNTLPGQTAVGDDGYSVTVHFGQIENLVPNSTVQKDNVVIGTVASIDTRDWEAIVHLRLLDDVPLPADAVFSIGQKTLLGAQYVEVSAPPAPGAELLAENAVVPASQTGTYPATEQVLGAVALLLNNGGLSQISTITGQFATALHERVPNTRNLIRHANDLLAVLDDNRGEIVAALESLDSFSAGLREDQDRIASAISRIAPGLRTLEEERNRLIGAVSQAARTSDRAVGVIRASGPALLANLDSLGPILSNLGEASETLPEALKIGFTLPWPALTTRNGIKGDYMNLFTTLDLRGASLAGSWLSGLPSVLPPALQAGNPLQDPLSILNETTSGLKLPGGLDAGVQQLLNPLLGAPAPAPSSGPAPGQPKPAPTSGCLLALLGAC; translated from the coding sequence ATGAGAAAGGCCCTCGCCCTGTTCTGCGGCATCGCGCTGTTCTCCACCTCGGCCTGTGCGCTCCAGCCCAACGACAACACGCTGCCCGGCCAGACGGCGGTCGGCGACGACGGCTACAGCGTCACGGTCCACTTCGGCCAGATCGAGAACCTCGTGCCCAACTCGACGGTCCAGAAGGACAACGTCGTCATCGGGACGGTCGCCTCGATCGACACCCGGGACTGGGAGGCGATCGTGCACCTCCGCCTGCTGGACGACGTGCCGCTGCCGGCCGACGCGGTGTTCTCCATCGGGCAGAAGACCCTCCTCGGCGCGCAGTACGTCGAGGTGTCCGCGCCGCCCGCGCCTGGTGCCGAGCTCCTCGCCGAGAACGCCGTCGTGCCCGCTTCGCAGACCGGCACCTACCCGGCCACGGAGCAGGTGCTCGGTGCGGTTGCCCTCCTCCTCAACAACGGTGGACTCTCGCAGATCAGCACGATCACGGGCCAGTTCGCGACCGCACTGCACGAGCGGGTCCCGAACACGAGGAACCTGATCCGCCACGCCAACGACCTGCTCGCAGTGCTCGACGACAACCGGGGGGAGATCGTTGCGGCCCTGGAGTCGCTCGACTCCTTCAGCGCGGGCCTGCGCGAGGACCAGGACCGGATCGCGAGCGCCATCAGCCGCATCGCTCCCGGACTGCGAACGCTGGAGGAGGAGCGCAACCGCCTGATCGGCGCGGTCAGCCAGGCTGCGCGCACGAGCGACCGGGCAGTCGGGGTGATCCGGGCCAGCGGCCCGGCACTGCTGGCCAACCTGGACTCCCTCGGACCGATCCTCAGCAACCTCGGTGAGGCCAGCGAGACCTTGCCGGAGGCCCTCAAGATCGGGTTCACCCTGCCGTGGCCGGCCCTGACGACCCGCAACGGGATCAAGGGGGACTACATGAACCTCTTCACCACGCTCGACCTGCGCGGAGCCAGCCTCGCCGGGTCCTGGCTGTCCGGCCTCCCGTCGGTGCTGCCGCCGGCGCTCCAGGCGGGTAACCCCTTGCAGGACCCGCTGTCGATCCTGAACGAAACCACCTCCGGGCTCAAGCTCCCGGGTGGGCTCGATGCCGGGGTGCAGCAGCTGCTGAACCCGCTCCTCGGTGCCCCGGCGCCCGCGCCGTCGTCCGGCCCCGCGCCCGGCCAGCCGAAGCCCGCTCCCACGAGTGGCTGCCTGCTCGCCCTGTTGGGAGCCTGCTGA
- a CDS encoding MCE family protein gives MLLSALIKRQLRIFLVIALVALGLTFFLYAKVQTMVGVGVFDATVDFEDASGLYPTALVTYRGVEVGKVARLEVSDDGATATLRIDSDADVPADARAELHSTSAIGEQYVDLVAADGDGPFLTDGSEIVRERAIAMPQITPVLDSVNRLLASVPRDQTSRVLNEVGEGLGGAGPDLGKVIDASSRLVTEAQAHLDATTSLVAALQPVLATQKELGPTTRHYARSLESLTGALAADDTAALRALLRTGPGGLDALTRTVTELQPTLPMLLDNLTTSAQVLNTYLPGLRQLLVVYPATIANLQGMANPHANSGDAQYDLRAALGPPGSCSSGYLPRNQRRSPSDTTYREVDPQAHCKIPADDPIAVRGARNLPCPTSARRGALPEDCGLTFRSGRWPGSSGSVAYDLAVGRSTDTPRTDPEQNDPELKNGEDLWKILVLAPLTVR, from the coding sequence ATGTTGCTCTCTGCCCTGATCAAGCGACAGCTGCGGATCTTCCTCGTGATCGCGCTGGTCGCACTCGGCCTGACCTTCTTCCTCTACGCCAAGGTGCAGACGATGGTCGGCGTCGGTGTCTTCGACGCGACCGTCGACTTCGAGGACGCCAGCGGGCTCTATCCGACTGCACTTGTCACCTACCGCGGCGTGGAGGTCGGCAAGGTCGCGAGGCTCGAGGTGAGTGACGACGGAGCGACAGCGACGTTGCGCATCGACAGCGATGCCGACGTCCCGGCTGACGCGCGTGCCGAGCTGCACAGCACCTCCGCGATCGGCGAGCAGTACGTCGACCTCGTGGCCGCCGACGGGGACGGGCCGTTCCTGACCGACGGCTCGGAGATCGTCCGCGAGCGGGCCATCGCCATGCCTCAGATCACCCCGGTCCTTGACTCGGTCAACCGCTTGTTGGCATCTGTCCCACGCGACCAGACGAGCCGGGTGCTGAACGAGGTCGGCGAGGGACTCGGCGGAGCCGGACCGGACCTCGGCAAGGTCATCGACGCCTCCAGCCGGCTGGTCACCGAGGCGCAGGCGCACCTCGACGCGACCACCTCACTGGTGGCTGCGCTGCAGCCGGTCCTCGCCACACAGAAGGAGCTCGGACCGACCACGCGGCACTACGCGAGGAGCCTCGAGTCGCTGACGGGCGCCCTGGCGGCCGATGACACCGCCGCCCTGCGTGCCCTGCTGCGCACCGGCCCGGGCGGCCTCGATGCCCTGACCCGGACGGTGACCGAGCTGCAGCCGACGCTTCCGATGCTGCTCGACAACCTGACCACCAGTGCGCAGGTGCTGAACACGTACCTCCCCGGCCTTCGCCAGCTTCTCGTCGTCTATCCCGCGACCATCGCGAACCTCCAGGGGATGGCCAACCCGCACGCGAACTCCGGGGACGCGCAGTACGACCTGAGGGCGGCACTCGGTCCTCCGGGGAGCTGTTCCTCCGGCTACCTGCCGCGCAACCAGCGACGTTCGCCGAGCGACACGACGTACCGCGAGGTGGATCCGCAAGCGCACTGCAAGATCCCGGCCGACGACCCGATCGCGGTCCGCGGTGCCCGGAACCTCCCGTGCCCGACCTCGGCGCGGCGGGGTGCGCTGCCGGAGGACTGCGGGCTCACCTTCCGGTCGGGCCGTTGGCCCGGCTCAAGCGGATCGGTGGCGTACGACCTCGCCGTCGGCAGGTCCACCGACACACCCCGGACCGATCCGGAACAGAACGATCCAGAGCTGAAGAATGGAGAAGACCTGTGGAAGATCCTGGTACTCGCACCGTTGACGGTGCGGTGA
- a CDS encoding enoyl-CoA hydratase/isomerase family protein, with protein MPENINDRISYDLVERVARIELTHSKAHNSLDGQMGQALLLAAERAAADVRRGEARVVVLSAQGRAFSVGGDLAEFGSSPDRGAQVKATADGLHAGLAILRSLDVPVVSVIQGTAAGGGLGIALCGDIVLAAAEAKLVFAYTASGLTPDCGLTSIVPQRISWVRAMDLALTNRLITGAEAAEWGLVSRAVPGAELDATVEAVVADLRDGAATALADTKRLMAASADRDYAEQMDEEAASIARNIASPDGVEGVDAFLAKRKPAFS; from the coding sequence GTGCCCGAGAACATCAACGACCGGATCAGCTACGACCTGGTCGAGCGGGTTGCCCGCATCGAGCTCACCCACAGCAAGGCGCACAACAGCCTCGACGGCCAGATGGGACAGGCCCTGTTGCTCGCCGCCGAGCGCGCCGCCGCCGACGTACGCCGCGGCGAAGCGCGCGTCGTGGTGCTCAGCGCCCAGGGGCGGGCCTTCAGCGTGGGCGGTGACCTGGCCGAGTTCGGCAGCTCGCCGGACCGAGGTGCCCAGGTGAAGGCGACGGCGGACGGGCTGCACGCCGGACTCGCCATCCTGCGGTCGTTGGACGTGCCCGTGGTCTCCGTGATCCAGGGGACGGCTGCCGGTGGTGGCCTCGGCATCGCACTGTGCGGTGACATCGTCCTCGCGGCCGCGGAGGCGAAGCTGGTCTTCGCCTACACCGCGTCCGGCCTCACCCCCGACTGCGGGCTGACCTCGATCGTCCCCCAACGGATCTCGTGGGTGCGCGCCATGGACCTCGCACTGACGAACCGCCTGATCACGGGTGCGGAGGCCGCCGAGTGGGGACTGGTCAGCCGGGCCGTGCCGGGCGCTGAGCTCGACGCGACCGTCGAGGCCGTCGTCGCCGATCTTCGCGACGGCGCAGCGACTGCCCTGGCCGACACGAAGCGCCTGATGGCTGCATCAGCGGACCGGGACTACGCCGAGCAGATGGACGAGGAGGCGGCCTCGATCGCGCGCAACATCGCGAGCCCGGACGGTGTTGAGGGCGTCGACGCCTTCCTCGCCAAGCGAAAGCCCGCCTTCAGCTGA
- a CDS encoding MFS transporter yields MTSSPTRTVNPWIVLAIASAATFMVMLDTQVLFVAFDDIRASFPSVSFTTMSWTLSAYTIALAATLVTAGRMTDRFGRRRTFVTGLVVFTTASLLCGLAPTPGLLVAFRVVQAFGAAALMPSSLALVLSVFPSARVPVAVATWGAAGAFAAGVGPTVGALLVEGFGWRSVFLVNVPVGIVAVALSIRLLPESREAVRERFPDVLGILLLAGSLTLLSLGIVQSEQWGAVSIPTASVVACGLAVLAWFVRRSLAVPHPALDLSLFTRPSFRWANITTAVFTIGFTAMFFALIQFMTTVWHYSVVETGLAMMPAAFIVMVLAPFMGRVAARYGQRRLLVPGGLVYAASGAYLLFSLDTDPAWATDLLPASLLTGIGASLVLPQLTSAAVRELSSDEYGAGAAVNQAIRQFGATFGIALTVALLAGATPSDAVEHFQRVWSLILACGVLASVAALALPRASRPVAPDPAPVPVGTTN; encoded by the coding sequence ATGACGTCTTCCCCGACCCGCACAGTCAATCCATGGATCGTTCTCGCCATCGCGAGTGCGGCCACCTTCATGGTGATGCTCGATACGCAGGTGCTCTTCGTCGCCTTCGACGACATCCGGGCGAGCTTCCCGTCCGTCTCCTTCACCACGATGTCGTGGACGCTGTCGGCGTACACGATCGCGCTGGCCGCCACCCTGGTGACCGCGGGCCGCATGACGGACCGGTTCGGTCGCCGCCGCACCTTCGTCACCGGGCTGGTCGTCTTCACCACTGCATCGTTGCTCTGCGGACTCGCGCCGACACCGGGCCTGCTGGTTGCCTTCCGGGTGGTCCAGGCCTTCGGCGCCGCGGCGCTGATGCCTTCTTCGCTGGCCCTCGTGCTCTCCGTCTTCCCCTCTGCGCGGGTGCCCGTCGCCGTCGCCACGTGGGGCGCGGCCGGCGCCTTCGCCGCAGGTGTTGGCCCGACGGTCGGCGCCCTCCTCGTGGAGGGCTTCGGCTGGCGCTCGGTGTTCCTCGTCAACGTGCCCGTCGGGATCGTCGCGGTGGCGCTGTCGATCCGCCTCCTCCCCGAATCCCGTGAGGCGGTCCGCGAACGCTTCCCCGATGTGCTGGGCATCCTGCTCCTCGCCGGCTCACTCACCCTGCTGTCCCTCGGCATCGTGCAGAGTGAGCAATGGGGCGCGGTCTCGATCCCCACCGCCAGCGTCGTTGCCTGCGGCCTGGCTGTGCTCGCCTGGTTCGTCCGGCGTTCCCTGGCGGTGCCCCACCCGGCCCTCGACCTGAGCCTGTTCACGCGGCCGTCGTTCCGGTGGGCGAACATCACCACCGCGGTCTTCACGATCGGCTTCACCGCGATGTTCTTCGCGCTCATCCAGTTCATGACCACCGTGTGGCACTACAGCGTCGTCGAGACCGGCCTGGCGATGATGCCCGCTGCCTTCATCGTCATGGTGCTGGCTCCCTTCATGGGCCGCGTCGCCGCGAGGTACGGCCAGCGGCGGCTGCTGGTCCCGGGCGGGCTCGTCTACGCGGCGTCCGGCGCCTACCTGCTGTTCTCGCTCGACACCGACCCTGCCTGGGCCACCGATCTCCTGCCTGCCTCCTTGCTCACCGGGATCGGCGCCTCGCTGGTCCTCCCCCAGCTGACCAGCGCCGCCGTGCGCGAGCTCTCCTCCGACGAGTACGGCGCGGGCGCCGCGGTCAACCAGGCCATTCGACAGTTCGGCGCGACGTTCGGCATCGCCCTGACCGTGGCACTCCTCGCGGGCGCAACACCCTCCGACGCCGTCGAGCACTTCCAGCGAGTGTGGTCGCTGATCCTCGCCTGCGGAGTGCTGGCTTCGGTGGCCGCACTCGCCCTGCCCCGCGCGAGCCGTCCGGTCGCTCCGGATCCGGCCCCGGTCCCCGTCGGCACCACCAACTGA
- a CDS encoding acetyl-CoA C-acetyltransferase yields MPEAVIVAHTRSPIGRAFKGSLKDIRADDLLTQVLASVLADVPELSPEEIGDLMVGCGLPGGEQGWNMARRVAVQLGLDTVPGTTITRYCSSSLQTTRMAFHAIKSGEGTAFLSAGVESVSSFARGSSDHFPGTENPLFIDAMARTAARKASNSPWHDPREDGLVPDVYLDMGETAENVASVTGISRERQDEWALRSQQRAAAAIERGHFASEITEITLADGTVVSNDDCPRPGTTYDALAGLKPVFREGGSVTAGNACPLNDGAAALVIMSDVRARELGLTPLARIISTGVTGLSPEIMGLGPIEATKQALAHAGMSIGDIDLAEINEAFAVQVLGSADALKLDEDKLNINGGAIALGHPFGMSGARITGTLINNLRSTDKTIGLETMCVGGGQGMAMVIERLN; encoded by the coding sequence ATGCCTGAAGCAGTCATCGTCGCCCACACCCGCTCCCCCATCGGACGCGCCTTCAAGGGCTCCCTGAAGGACATTCGCGCCGATGACCTGCTCACGCAGGTCCTCGCCTCCGTCCTCGCCGACGTCCCCGAGCTGTCGCCTGAGGAGATCGGCGACCTGATGGTCGGCTGCGGTCTCCCCGGCGGCGAGCAGGGCTGGAACATGGCCCGACGTGTCGCCGTGCAGCTCGGACTCGACACCGTCCCCGGCACCACGATCACCCGCTACTGCTCCTCCTCGCTCCAGACCACCCGCATGGCCTTCCACGCGATCAAGTCCGGCGAGGGCACCGCCTTCCTGTCGGCCGGCGTCGAGTCCGTCTCGAGCTTCGCTCGCGGCAGCTCGGACCACTTCCCGGGCACCGAGAACCCGCTCTTCATCGACGCGATGGCGCGCACCGCGGCCCGCAAGGCGAGCAACTCCCCGTGGCACGACCCGCGCGAGGACGGGCTCGTTCCCGATGTCTACCTCGACATGGGCGAGACCGCAGAGAACGTCGCCTCGGTCACCGGCATCTCCCGTGAGCGCCAGGACGAGTGGGCCCTGCGGTCCCAGCAGCGGGCAGCGGCGGCCATCGAACGTGGCCACTTCGCCTCCGAGATCACCGAGATCACGCTGGCCGACGGCACCGTCGTCTCCAACGACGACTGCCCGCGCCCCGGCACGACGTACGACGCGCTGGCCGGCCTCAAGCCGGTCTTCCGTGAGGGCGGCTCGGTCACCGCCGGCAACGCCTGCCCGCTCAACGACGGCGCAGCCGCACTCGTGATCATGTCCGACGTCCGCGCCCGCGAGCTCGGTCTGACCCCACTCGCCCGGATCATCTCGACCGGCGTCACCGGCCTATCGCCGGAGATCATGGGCCTCGGCCCGATCGAGGCGACCAAGCAGGCGCTCGCCCACGCCGGCATGAGCATCGGCGACATCGACCTTGCCGAGATCAACGAGGCCTTCGCGGTCCAGGTGCTCGGCTCCGCCGACGCGCTGAAGCTCGACGAGGACAAGCTGAACATCAACGGCGGCGCGATCGCGCTGGGCCACCCGTTCGGCATGAGCGGTGCCCGCATCACCGGCACCCTGATCAACAACCTGCGGTCGACCGACAAGACCATCGGTCTGGAGACGATGTGCGTCGGCGGTGGCCAGGGCATGGCCATGGTCATCGAGCGCCTCAACTGA
- a CDS encoding tautomerase family protein, which yields MPYWEIFTPEGAFTPEDKANLSKDLTKVYVDFVNLPEFYVVIRFHEMAENEMYVGGVPQTNFVRLVVDHIARQMDDPEFRKLAMSVFEATLAPYIRDRGYNWEIHFDETPVDLWRVQGLAGPPAESDLERLWAKENRPIPYDEETLLPLEPIAS from the coding sequence ATGCCGTACTGGGAAATCTTCACCCCCGAGGGCGCCTTCACGCCCGAGGACAAGGCGAACCTGTCCAAGGACCTCACGAAGGTGTACGTCGACTTCGTGAACCTTCCGGAGTTCTACGTCGTGATCCGCTTCCACGAGATGGCAGAGAACGAGATGTACGTCGGCGGCGTGCCGCAGACCAACTTCGTCCGGCTCGTGGTGGACCACATCGCCCGCCAGATGGACGACCCGGAGTTCCGCAAGCTGGCGATGTCGGTCTTCGAGGCGACCCTCGCTCCCTACATCCGCGACCGCGGCTACAACTGGGAGATCCACTTCGACGAGACGCCGGTCGACCTGTGGCGCGTCCAGGGCCTGGCCGGCCCGCCGGCCGAGTCCGACCTGGAGCGGCTCTGGGCCAAGGAGAACCGGCCGATCCCGTACGACGAGGAGACCCTGCTCCCCCTCGAGCCCATCGCTTCCTGA